The proteins below are encoded in one region of Chloroflexota bacterium:
- the fusA gene encoding elongation factor G — translation MKGYQTEQLRNVGLFSHGGAGKTSLSEAMLFNAGAVNRLGRVEEGTTVSDYDPDEIKRRISVQISLLPYEWRGIKVNLIDTPGYADFIGEVKEAARIVDSAVILLDAVAGIEVGTELVWGYCDEQGLHRLVFVNKIDRENANFQRVVDQLRARYGPRLVPVELPIGSEDNFQGVVDLVKMQAYIGPKAEESSLPTDLRELAAQYREKLVEAVAEMDDALIAKYLEGEELTEEEIRNALRLGTLTNKLVPVLCGSALTNKGIQPLMNAIADYLPSPTDRGEVKVTNLLTNETEPLPPLDRSPLAVLVFKTTADPYVGKLTYLRVYSGLLHSDSHVWNANKAREERIGQLFILRGKSQEPVVQLGAGEIGAVAKLQETSTNDTLCSKDRPLQLPPIVFPQPVYAAAVEPKTKADLDKLGTSLSRLAEEDPTIRVYKEPDTNETIISGMGESHVEIAAEKMRRKLGVEVTLSTPKVPYKETIQTATRAEWKHKKQTGGHGQYGHVFLEIEPLPRGSGFEFTERVVGGVVPKQYIPGVEKGVCEAITEGILAGYPVVDIKVTLYDGSYHPVDSSEISFKIAAAQAFKKGLGQASPTLLEPIMNVTIVIPEQYTGDVMSDLNSKRARVLGMEPQGSLTLIRAQAPLAEMQRYATILRSITQGRGTYSMDFSHYEEVPVHIAPIIINEAKNRQKE, via the coding sequence ATGAAGGGGTATCAGACCGAACAGTTACGAAACGTAGGCTTATTTTCACACGGCGGAGCGGGTAAGACCTCGCTCTCAGAAGCTATGCTCTTCAATGCCGGCGCGGTTAATCGGTTGGGCAGGGTTGAAGAGGGAACAACTGTATCTGATTACGATCCTGATGAGATTAAGCGCAGGATCTCAGTTCAAATCTCGCTCTTACCATATGAATGGCGAGGAATAAAGGTCAACCTGATTGATACACCAGGCTACGCCGACTTCATTGGTGAGGTGAAAGAGGCCGCCCGCATCGTTGATTCCGCCGTCATCCTGCTCGATGCCGTAGCCGGCATCGAGGTGGGCACAGAGCTCGTCTGGGGATACTGCGATGAACAGGGCCTGCACCGCCTGGTATTCGTAAACAAGATCGATCGGGAGAATGCCAACTTCCAACGGGTGGTCGATCAACTCCGGGCAAGGTATGGTCCAAGACTTGTGCCAGTAGAGCTGCCTATCGGATCAGAGGATAATTTTCAAGGCGTAGTCGATTTGGTTAAAATGCAGGCTTATATAGGACCCAAGGCAGAAGAGAGCAGCTTGCCCACAGATCTACGAGAGCTGGCCGCTCAATACCGCGAGAAACTGGTCGAAGCAGTAGCCGAGATGGATGACGCATTGATCGCCAAGTATCTGGAGGGAGAGGAGCTGACTGAGGAGGAGATCAGAAACGCTCTGCGATTAGGAACATTGACCAATAAGCTCGTGCCTGTCTTATGCGGCTCAGCCTTGACTAATAAGGGCATTCAACCGCTCATGAATGCCATCGCTGACTACCTGCCATCCCCCACTGATAGGGGAGAAGTCAAAGTAACCAACCTCCTGACTAACGAAACGGAACCCCTTCCACCGCTTGATCGCTCGCCCCTTGCCGTCCTCGTTTTCAAAACAACGGCTGATCCATACGTGGGTAAGCTCACCTATCTGCGTGTCTACAGCGGCCTCCTTCACAGCGATTCCCACGTATGGAACGCGAACAAGGCTCGGGAGGAACGCATCGGCCAACTCTTCATCCTGCGGGGTAAGTCCCAGGAGCCTGTCGTCCAGCTGGGAGCAGGAGAGATCGGAGCCGTAGCCAAGCTCCAGGAGACGAGCACAAACGATACCCTCTGTAGCAAAGACAGACCGCTCCAGCTGCCTCCCATCGTCTTTCCCCAACCCGTCTACGCCGCAGCTGTGGAACCGAAAACCAAGGCTGACTTAGACAAACTAGGCACCTCCCTGAGCCGCCTGGCCGAAGAAGATCCAACTATCCGTGTCTATAAAGAACCTGATACGAATGAAACGATCATTTCGGGCATGGGCGAATCACATGTAGAAATCGCCGCGGAAAAGATGCGCCGCAAACTCGGGGTGGAGGTTACCCTTAGCACGCCGAAGGTCCCTTACAAGGAAACGATCCAAACAGCCACTAGAGCGGAGTGGAAACACAAGAAGCAGACCGGGGGACACGGTCAATACGGACACGTATTTTTGGAGATTGAACCCCTACCCCGTGGCAGCGGTTTCGAGTTCACCGAGCGAGTAGTGGGGGGAGTGGTACCAAAACAGTACATCCCAGGCGTAGAGAAGGGGGTCTGCGAGGCCATAACAGAGGGGATCCTCGCCGGCTACCCGGTCGTAGATATCAAGGTCACCCTCTATGATGGCTCTTACCACCCGGTAGATTCATCAGAAATATCCTTCAAGATCGCCGCAGCGCAGGCCTTCAAAAAGGGGTTGGGACAAGCTAGCCCAACTCTGCTGGAGCCAATTATGAACGTGACCATCGTCATCCCTGAGCAATACACCGGCGATGTGATGAGCGACCTGAACAGCAAACGAGCCAGGGTACTAGGTATGGAACCGCAGGGTAGCCTGACCTTGATTCGCGCCCAGGCCCCGCTTGCGGAGATGCAGCGCTATGCCACCATTCTACGTTCGATCACCCAAGGCAGAGGGACATACAGCATGGATTTTTCCCACTACGAAGAGGTGCCAGTGCATATTGCCCCAATAATAATCAATGAGGCAAAGAACAGGCAGAAGGAGTAA
- a CDS encoding YeiH family protein, translating into MKGLFKNDDWWAVWIGLFIFILSLAVFAGADLLGWAAQTNVWLDISKAVTPVSKGYIGLSGMLSIALTYLFLLVLMSIGAVSLQLNIRRFAVSFSIVFWISYVCWLIGNYAYIAVTPDKLKAFGIPWSLGLTGEVGFIVALLAGLIIGNFFPSFATYLKEATKPEWYIRTAIVILGASLGVSAAGALGLATVVMFRGIAAIVEAYLIYWALVYLVSRKFFKFSREWAAPLAAGISICGVAAAIAVGSAIRARPVVPIMVSSLVVIFAVIELLVLPFVAQAFLLHEPMVAGAWMGLAVKTDGAAVASGAITDSLIRAKALVAQGIAYKEGWILMASTTTKIFIDVFIGIWAFVLALIWVNVIDKKQGEKVAVGEIWERFPKFVIGYFVTFLVLLILAVSSPALLDKAKVATAESNTFRVLFFVMTFFTIGLMSNFKKLWEEGIGRLALVYVISLFGFIIWIGLAISWIFFHGIKPPLA; encoded by the coding sequence ATGAAAGGCCTGTTTAAGAACGATGATTGGTGGGCGGTATGGATTGGACTGTTCATATTTATCCTCTCGCTTGCAGTATTTGCTGGAGCAGATCTGCTTGGATGGGCGGCACAGACAAACGTCTGGCTCGATATCTCTAAGGCCGTGACGCCAGTATCGAAGGGCTACATTGGCCTGTCAGGAATGCTTTCGATAGCTTTGACCTATCTTTTCCTGCTGGTATTAATGAGTATTGGTGCTGTTTCCCTACAGCTCAATATCAGGAGGTTTGCCGTCAGTTTCAGCATAGTGTTCTGGATAAGCTATGTCTGCTGGCTAATAGGCAACTATGCGTATATTGCGGTGACGCCGGATAAACTGAAAGCATTTGGCATTCCTTGGTCCCTGGGGCTAACTGGAGAAGTAGGATTCATTGTAGCCTTACTGGCAGGGCTCATCATAGGAAACTTTTTCCCCAGTTTCGCGACCTACCTGAAGGAGGCGACGAAGCCAGAATGGTATATCAGGACAGCCATCGTTATCCTGGGGGCGTCCCTAGGTGTATCGGCAGCAGGGGCCCTTGGTCTGGCAACAGTGGTTATGTTTCGCGGGATTGCTGCCATCGTTGAGGCTTATCTAATTTACTGGGCGCTCGTGTATCTCGTCTCCAGAAAGTTCTTTAAGTTTAGCCGTGAATGGGCAGCGCCTCTGGCCGCCGGCATATCTATCTGTGGCGTCGCGGCAGCCATAGCTGTAGGTAGCGCGATAAGAGCAAGACCAGTTGTACCTATCATGGTGTCTTCCCTCGTGGTCATTTTTGCAGTGATTGAGTTGCTGGTCCTGCCCTTTGTAGCACAAGCGTTCCTTCTTCATGAACCTATGGTAGCAGGGGCATGGATGGGTTTGGCCGTCAAGACTGATGGCGCAGCCGTGGCAAGCGGCGCAATCACCGATTCTCTTATCAGAGCAAAGGCGCTCGTGGCCCAAGGCATCGCCTACAAAGAGGGATGGATACTGATGGCCAGTACCACTACAAAGATATTCATTGATGTGTTCATCGGTATTTGGGCCTTCGTGCTTGCTCTTATTTGGGTCAACGTCATCGACAAGAAGCAAGGAGAGAAGGTTGCGGTGGGCGAGATCTGGGAGAGATTCCCCAAGTTTGTGATTGGTTATTTCGTGACATTCTTGGTATTGCTCATACTGGCTGTTTCTTCGCCTGCCTTGCTCGACAAGGCGAAGGTTGCCACCGCCGAGAGCAATACTTTCAGGGTGCTTTTCTTCGTCATGACCTTCTTCACAATAGGCCTTATGTCCAACTTCAAGAAGCTCTGGGAGGAAGGGATAGGAAGGCTGGCACTCGTGTATGTGATATCCCTGTTTGGTTTCATCATCTGGATTGGATTGGCTATCTCGTGGATATTCTTCCACGGCATCAAGCCTCCGCTTGCTTGA
- a CDS encoding ABC transporter ATP-binding protein, with protein MALIRIDNVDKVYQTRSGEKVPALEGIGLEVTENEFVTLVGPSGCGKSTLLKIIAGLILPTAGKIYIGDTIVDRPRKDVGLVFQHPVLLPWRNILDNVMLPIEILNLSTKEHVGLARELLDLVGLSGFESKGPRELSGGMQQRAAISRALIYDPKVLLMDEPFGALDAMTREELSLELLRIWEEKRKTVVFVTHSIPEAILLADRVVAMTPRPGRIAKILEIKLPRPRTMEMEYTDQFKDYATTVREVIYACRRERRDGRA; from the coding sequence ATGGCCCTGATTCGCATTGATAACGTGGATAAAGTTTATCAGACCCGAAGCGGTGAAAAGGTCCCGGCCCTGGAAGGGATCGGCCTAGAAGTCACCGAGAATGAGTTTGTCACCCTGGTTGGGCCGAGTGGTTGTGGCAAGAGCACATTACTCAAGATAATCGCTGGGCTGATACTACCAACCGCGGGCAAAATCTATATTGGTGATACCATCGTTGATCGCCCGCGTAAAGATGTGGGGCTTGTCTTTCAACATCCCGTCCTTCTTCCTTGGCGAAATATTTTAGACAATGTTATGCTACCGATTGAGATCCTCAACCTATCGACCAAGGAGCATGTGGGCCTGGCCAGGGAGTTGTTGGATCTGGTGGGGCTAAGTGGATTCGAAAGCAAGGGTCCTCGGGAACTATCGGGTGGAATGCAACAAAGGGCAGCCATCTCGCGCGCCCTCATTTATGATCCGAAGGTTCTCTTGATGGATGAGCCGTTCGGGGCCTTAGATGCTATGACGCGCGAAGAACTCAGTCTAGAACTGCTCCGTATTTGGGAAGAGAAGCGCAAGACGGTGGTGTTCGTCACTCACAGCATCCCAGAGGCGATACTTCTAGCGGATAGGGTTGTGGCCATGACTCCCAGGCCGGGTCGTATAGCTAAGATTTTGGAGATCAAACTGCCTCGGCCGCGCACAATGGAAATGGAGTACACCGACCAGTTCAAGGATTACGCTACTACTGTCAGAGAGGTAATCTATGCTTGCAGAAGGGAGCGTAGAGATGGGCGTGCTTAA
- a CDS encoding ABC transporter permease: MLAEGSVEMGVLKEKFGQYAVPLTTILALIVIWQLCTISFKIPVWLLPAPSLVVEKTLQWSSELPMHTWITFYETLAGFFLAIVIAVPLAVMIAYSPFLQNSIYPILLIAQSIPKVAIAPLLLIWIGYGEAPKILVAFLVSFFPIVVDTATGLNAVEPDLLDLIRSLSANQWQIFRKIRFPSSLPFFFSGLKVAITLSVVGAVIGEFVGSDRGLGYLILIASSHVNTGLAFGAMAILSMMGIILFFLVGILERIVCPWYAGE, translated from the coding sequence ATGCTTGCAGAAGGGAGCGTAGAGATGGGCGTGCTTAAGGAGAAATTTGGCCAATACGCGGTGCCACTCACAACGATCTTAGCCCTTATTGTCATCTGGCAACTGTGTACAATCTCCTTTAAGATCCCCGTCTGGCTACTTCCGGCACCGTCCCTGGTAGTGGAGAAGACACTGCAATGGAGCAGTGAGCTACCGATGCATACATGGATAACCTTTTATGAGACTCTGGCCGGCTTCTTCCTGGCTATTGTCATCGCTGTGCCCCTGGCGGTTATGATTGCCTACTCTCCTTTTCTCCAAAATTCGATTTATCCGATCCTGTTGATTGCGCAGTCGATTCCAAAAGTAGCCATTGCACCACTCTTGCTTATCTGGATCGGTTACGGCGAAGCCCCGAAGATCCTGGTGGCCTTCTTAGTCTCCTTTTTCCCTATCGTCGTCGATACGGCCACCGGACTCAATGCTGTTGAACCGGATTTACTCGACTTGATTCGCTCACTGTCGGCTAATCAATGGCAAATCTTTCGTAAGATTCGCTTTCCCTCTTCGTTGCCCTTCTTCTTTAGCGGTTTGAAAGTGGCCATCACCCTCTCGGTCGTGGGCGCAGTGATTGGGGAGTTCGTCGGTTCTGACCGGGGGCTGGGATACCTGATTCTGATAGCCAGTTCCCATGTGAATACTGGTTTGGCCTTCGGGGCGATGGCTATACTCTCTATGATGGGTATCATCCTCTTCTTCCTGGTGGGCATCTTGGAGAGGATAGTTTGTCCGTGGTATGCTGGGGAGTAG
- the ccsA gene encoding cytochrome c biogenesis protein CcsA codes for MSFLKDVNENKGERLRTLLAWLTCVTMVVALYAVFIYAPPERVMGIVQKIFYFHLATVSVSFVAFFVVFVAGIGYLLSRDLEWDVLSIASAEIGIVFAAIGLVTGSLWAKPIWGAWWTWDPRLTTFLILWFLYIAYFMLRQAVAEESQRARFAAVFGIVAFLDVPIVFMAARWWRAISPVVITTQGFAMDPAMTLTLLISIAAFLFLFCCLLIQRVRLEGMKIEVEELKQALGQR; via the coding sequence GTGTCTTTCCTTAAAGATGTAAACGAGAACAAAGGGGAGCGACTGAGAACATTATTGGCCTGGTTGACCTGTGTGACGATGGTCGTGGCCCTCTACGCAGTCTTTATTTATGCTCCTCCTGAACGGGTGATGGGCATCGTTCAAAAGATATTCTACTTCCATCTGGCGACGGTCAGCGTCTCCTTCGTCGCCTTTTTTGTGGTCTTCGTCGCTGGGATCGGCTACCTTCTCAGCCGGGATCTCGAGTGGGATGTCTTGAGTATCGCTTCCGCTGAGATCGGGATCGTCTTCGCCGCTATTGGTCTGGTAACGGGATCGCTTTGGGCCAAGCCCATCTGGGGTGCCTGGTGGACCTGGGACCCACGCTTAACGACGTTCTTGATCCTCTGGTTTCTTTATATCGCCTACTTTATGCTCAGGCAAGCGGTAGCCGAGGAGTCTCAGCGAGCCAGGTTTGCCGCCGTCTTTGGCATCGTGGCCTTCCTCGATGTGCCAATCGTTTTCATGGCCGCCCGTTGGTGGAGAGCTATAAGCCCGGTGGTCATAACAACTCAGGGTTTCGCTATGGACCCGGCGATGACGCTCACCTTGCTTATCTCGATAGCTGCCTTCCTCTTCCTCTTTTGTTGTCTGCTTATTCAGCGGGTGCGCTTAGAGGGGATGAAGATTGAGGTGGAGGAGCTGAAGCAAGCGCTCGGCCAAAGGTAA